A single window of Nicotiana sylvestris chromosome 3, ASM39365v2, whole genome shotgun sequence DNA harbors:
- the LOC104218303 gene encoding beta-galactosidase 10 isoform X1, which translates to MKTMSHFSSSFLFVFLVSTAICITAMSSLLAAVDAANITINGNIVTYDRRSLIINGQRKLLISASIHYPRSVPAMWPGLVQLAKEGGVDVIETYVFWNGHELSPDNYYFGGRYDLVKFCKIVQQAGMHMILRIGPFVAAEWNYGGLPVWLHYVPGTTFRTDSEPFKHYMQKFMTYIVNLMKQERLFASQGGPIILAQVENEYGNYETAYGEGGKRYALWAARMALSQDTGVPWIMCQQYDAPDPVIDTCNSFYCDQFKPISPNKPKIWTENWPGWFKTFGARDPHRPPEDVAYSVARFFQKGGSVMNYYMYHGGTNFGRTAGGPFITTSYDYDAPIDEYGLARFPKWGHLKELHKVIKLCEHALLNNDPTLLSLGPLQEADVYEDASGACVAFLSNMDDKDDKVVQFRNISYQLPAWSVSILPDCKNVVFNTAKVGCQTSIVNMEPLDLHPTVRSPKRDIKALQWEVFKETAGVWGVADFTKNGFVDHINTTKDTTDYLWYTISIFVNEEEEFLQNKSSAMLFVESKGHAMHVFINHVLQASVSGNGTVPHFKFGTPIVLKAGKNDIALLSMTVGLQTAGSFYEWIGAGPTSVKVEGFKSGTVDLSASTWTYKVGLHGEYLRIHESGGLNNKIWALTSEPPKQQPLTWYKAVVDAPPGDEPVALDMIHMGKGLAWLNGQEIGRYWPRKSSKLEKCVTQCDYRGKFNPDKCDTGCGEPTQRWYHVPRSWFKPSGNILVIFEETGGDPSQIRFSRRKVSGACGHLSEDHPSFDVEYLQGSEIKNDENRATLRLKCPTNTHMSAVKFASFGNPTGTCGSYVQGDCHDPNSAALVEKVCLNQNECALEMSSGNFNMQLCPSTVKKLAVEVNCS; encoded by the exons ATGAAGACGATGAGTCATTTCTCATCTAGCTTCCTGTTCGTTTTCCTCGTGTCGACGGCAATATGTATAACAGCAATGTCATCGTTGTTAGCAGCTGTAGATGCTGCTAATATTACTATTAATGGTAATATTGTAACTTACGATCGACGCTCATTGATCATTAATGGCCAGAGGAAGTTGCTCATCTCTGCTTCCATTCACTACCCTCGCAGTGTACCTGCT ATGTGGCCTGGTCTGGTTCAATTGGCAAAGGAAGGAGGGGTGGATGTTATAGAAACATATGTTTTTTGGAATGGTCATGAACTTTCTCCGGACAAT TATTACTTTGGAGGAAGGTATGATCTAGTCAAATTTTGCAAGATCGTTCAGCAGGCTGGAATGCATATGATTCTTCGGATTGGACCATTTGTTGCAGCAGAATGGAACTATGG TGGACTTCCTGTGTGGCTGCATTATGTTCCCGGTACCACCTTTCGAACTGATAGCGAACCTTTCAAG CATTACATGCAGAAATTCATGACATATATTGTGAACTTAATGAAGCAAGAGAGGCTTTTTGCATCTCAAGGAGGTCCTATCATCTTGGCACAG GTAGAAAATGAGTATGGCAACTATGAAACAGCATATGGAGAAGGAGGAAAAAGGTATGCCTTATGGGCTGCTAGAATGGCTCTTTCTCAAGATACTGGTGTACCTTGGATAATGTGCCAGCAGTATGATGCTCCTGATCCTGTG ATTGACACATGCAATTCATTTTACTGTGACCAATTTAAACCAATCTCTCCAAACAAGCCCAAAATTTGGACAGAAAACTGGCCAGGATG GTTCAAAACATTTGGGGCCAGAGATCCTCACAGGCCTCCAGAGGATGTTGCTTATTCTGTTGCTCGTTTTTTCCAAAAAGGAGGAAGTGTGATGAATTATTACATG TACCATGGTGGGACAAACTTTGGCCGGACGGCAGGTGGCCCTTTCATTACCACAAGCTACGACTATGATGCACCAATTGACGAATATG GTCTAGCAAGATTTCCAAAATGGGGTCACCTTAAAGAACTTCATAAAGTCATAAAGTTGTGTGAGCATGCTCTGTTGAACAATGATCCGACTCTTCTTTCACTAGGTCCTCTACAAGAG GCTGATGTTTATGAAGATGCTTCAGGAGCTTGTGTTGCCTTTCTCTCCAATATGGATGATAAAGATGACAAGGTGGTACAGTTCCGGAATATATCATACCAACTGCCAGCATGGTCTGTTAGCATTTTGCCGGACTGCAAAAATGTAGTATTCAACACAGCAAAG GTTGGATGTCAAACCTCTATAGTCAATATGGAACCCCTAGATTTGCATCCCACTGTAAGATCACCAAAGAGAGACATCAAAGCTCTTCAATGGGAGGTCTTCAAGGAAACAGCTGGAGTATGGGGAGTTGCTGATTTCACTAAAAACGGCTTTGTAGATCACATTAACACCACAAAAGACACTACGGACTACCTCTGGTACACAATAAG TATATTTGTTAATGAGGAGGAGGAGTTCCTACAAAACAAAAGCAGTGCAATGCTTTTTGTTGAATCAAAGGGTCATGCTATGCATGTCTTCATCAATCATGTTCTTCAAG CCAGTGTATCTGGAAATGGCACAGTGCCACATTTCAAGTTTGGAACTCCTATTGTTCTCAAGGCAGGGAAGAATGACATTGCCTTATTAAGCATGACTGTGGGCCTACAA ACTGCTGGGTCTTTTTATGAATGGATTGGAGCTGGTCCAACAAGTGTCAAAGTTGAAGGGTTCAAGAGTGGGACTGTGGACTTGTCTGCAAGTACTTGGACCTATAAG GTTGGATTGCACGGAGAATATTTGAGGATACACGAGTCAGGTGGCTTGAACAATAAAATCTGGGCTCTGACTTCAGAGCCACCAAAGCAGCAGCCCCTCACATGGTATAAG GCAGTAGTAGATGCGCCTCCTGGTGACGAACCTGTTGCACTTGATATGATTCATATGGGAAAAGGATTGGCTTGGTTGAATGGACAAGAAATTGGCAGATATTGGCCGAGGAAAAGTTCTAAACTTGAGAAGTGTGTTACTCAATGTGACTACAGAGGCAAATTTAACCCTGATAAATGTGACACTGGCTGTGGAGAACCTACACAGAGATG GTATCATGTGCCACGATCTTGGTTCAAGCCATCAGGAAATATCTTGGTGATCTTTGAGGAGACAGGTGGAGATCCTTCTCAAATTAGATTCTCAAGGCGAAAGGTCTCTGGAGCTTGTGGTCATCTTTCAGAGGACCACCCATCCTTTGATGTTGAATATCTGCAAGGAAGTGAAATAAAGAATGATGAAAACAGGGCAACTCTAAGGTTGAAGTGTCCCACAAATACTCACATGTCTGCTGTCAAATTTGCCAGCTTTGGAAATCCTACTGGCACATGTGGCTCCTACGTGCAAGGAGACTGCCATGATCCAAATTCTGCAGCACTGGTCGAAAAG GTTTGCCTGAACCAAAATGAATGTGCATTAGAAATGTCCAGTGGGAACTTTAACATGCAACTGTGTCCAAGTACAGTAAAGAAACTTGCTGTTGAAGTAAATTGCAGCTGA
- the LOC104218303 gene encoding beta-galactosidase 10 isoform X2, with product MKTMSHFSSSFLFVFLVSTAICITAMSSLLAAVDAANITINGNIVTYDRRSLIINGQRKLLISASIHYPRSVPAMWPGLVQLAKEGGVDVIETYVFWNGHELSPDNYYFGGRYDLVKFCKIVQQAGMHMILRIGPFVAAEWNYGGLPVWLHYVPGTTFRTDSEPFKHYMQKFMTYIVNLMKQERLFASQGGPIILAQAKNEYGNYETAYGEGGKRYALWAARMALSQDTGVPWIMCQQYDAPDPVIDTCNSFYCDQFKPISPNKPKIWTENWPGWFKTFGARDPHRPPEDVAYSVARFFQKGGSVMNYYMYHGGTNFGRTAGGPFITTSYDYDAPIDEYGLARFPKWGHLKELHKVIKLCEHALLNNDPTLLSLGPLQEADVYEDASGACVAFLSNMDDKDDKVVQFRNISYQLPAWSVSILPDCKNVVFNTAKVGCQTSIVNMEPLDLHPTVRSPKRDIKALQWEVFKETAGVWGVADFTKNGFVDHINTTKDTTDYLWYTISIFVNEEEEFLQNKSSAMLFVESKGHAMHVFINHVLQASVSGNGTVPHFKFGTPIVLKAGKNDIALLSMTVGLQTAGSFYEWIGAGPTSVKVEGFKSGTVDLSASTWTYKVGLHGEYLRIHESGGLNNKIWALTSEPPKQQPLTWYKAVVDAPPGDEPVALDMIHMGKGLAWLNGQEIGRYWPRKSSKLEKCVTQCDYRGKFNPDKCDTGCGEPTQRWYHVPRSWFKPSGNILVIFEETGGDPSQIRFSRRKVSGACGHLSEDHPSFDVEYLQGSEIKNDENRATLRLKCPTNTHMSAVKFASFGNPTGTCGSYVQGDCHDPNSAALVEKVCLNQNECALEMSSGNFNMQLCPSTVKKLAVEVNCS from the exons ATGAAGACGATGAGTCATTTCTCATCTAGCTTCCTGTTCGTTTTCCTCGTGTCGACGGCAATATGTATAACAGCAATGTCATCGTTGTTAGCAGCTGTAGATGCTGCTAATATTACTATTAATGGTAATATTGTAACTTACGATCGACGCTCATTGATCATTAATGGCCAGAGGAAGTTGCTCATCTCTGCTTCCATTCACTACCCTCGCAGTGTACCTGCT ATGTGGCCTGGTCTGGTTCAATTGGCAAAGGAAGGAGGGGTGGATGTTATAGAAACATATGTTTTTTGGAATGGTCATGAACTTTCTCCGGACAAT TATTACTTTGGAGGAAGGTATGATCTAGTCAAATTTTGCAAGATCGTTCAGCAGGCTGGAATGCATATGATTCTTCGGATTGGACCATTTGTTGCAGCAGAATGGAACTATGG TGGACTTCCTGTGTGGCTGCATTATGTTCCCGGTACCACCTTTCGAACTGATAGCGAACCTTTCAAG CATTACATGCAGAAATTCATGACATATATTGTGAACTTAATGAAGCAAGAGAGGCTTTTTGCATCTCAAGGAGGTCCTATCATCTTGGCACAGGCAA AAAATGAGTATGGCAACTATGAAACAGCATATGGAGAAGGAGGAAAAAGGTATGCCTTATGGGCTGCTAGAATGGCTCTTTCTCAAGATACTGGTGTACCTTGGATAATGTGCCAGCAGTATGATGCTCCTGATCCTGTG ATTGACACATGCAATTCATTTTACTGTGACCAATTTAAACCAATCTCTCCAAACAAGCCCAAAATTTGGACAGAAAACTGGCCAGGATG GTTCAAAACATTTGGGGCCAGAGATCCTCACAGGCCTCCAGAGGATGTTGCTTATTCTGTTGCTCGTTTTTTCCAAAAAGGAGGAAGTGTGATGAATTATTACATG TACCATGGTGGGACAAACTTTGGCCGGACGGCAGGTGGCCCTTTCATTACCACAAGCTACGACTATGATGCACCAATTGACGAATATG GTCTAGCAAGATTTCCAAAATGGGGTCACCTTAAAGAACTTCATAAAGTCATAAAGTTGTGTGAGCATGCTCTGTTGAACAATGATCCGACTCTTCTTTCACTAGGTCCTCTACAAGAG GCTGATGTTTATGAAGATGCTTCAGGAGCTTGTGTTGCCTTTCTCTCCAATATGGATGATAAAGATGACAAGGTGGTACAGTTCCGGAATATATCATACCAACTGCCAGCATGGTCTGTTAGCATTTTGCCGGACTGCAAAAATGTAGTATTCAACACAGCAAAG GTTGGATGTCAAACCTCTATAGTCAATATGGAACCCCTAGATTTGCATCCCACTGTAAGATCACCAAAGAGAGACATCAAAGCTCTTCAATGGGAGGTCTTCAAGGAAACAGCTGGAGTATGGGGAGTTGCTGATTTCACTAAAAACGGCTTTGTAGATCACATTAACACCACAAAAGACACTACGGACTACCTCTGGTACACAATAAG TATATTTGTTAATGAGGAGGAGGAGTTCCTACAAAACAAAAGCAGTGCAATGCTTTTTGTTGAATCAAAGGGTCATGCTATGCATGTCTTCATCAATCATGTTCTTCAAG CCAGTGTATCTGGAAATGGCACAGTGCCACATTTCAAGTTTGGAACTCCTATTGTTCTCAAGGCAGGGAAGAATGACATTGCCTTATTAAGCATGACTGTGGGCCTACAA ACTGCTGGGTCTTTTTATGAATGGATTGGAGCTGGTCCAACAAGTGTCAAAGTTGAAGGGTTCAAGAGTGGGACTGTGGACTTGTCTGCAAGTACTTGGACCTATAAG GTTGGATTGCACGGAGAATATTTGAGGATACACGAGTCAGGTGGCTTGAACAATAAAATCTGGGCTCTGACTTCAGAGCCACCAAAGCAGCAGCCCCTCACATGGTATAAG GCAGTAGTAGATGCGCCTCCTGGTGACGAACCTGTTGCACTTGATATGATTCATATGGGAAAAGGATTGGCTTGGTTGAATGGACAAGAAATTGGCAGATATTGGCCGAGGAAAAGTTCTAAACTTGAGAAGTGTGTTACTCAATGTGACTACAGAGGCAAATTTAACCCTGATAAATGTGACACTGGCTGTGGAGAACCTACACAGAGATG GTATCATGTGCCACGATCTTGGTTCAAGCCATCAGGAAATATCTTGGTGATCTTTGAGGAGACAGGTGGAGATCCTTCTCAAATTAGATTCTCAAGGCGAAAGGTCTCTGGAGCTTGTGGTCATCTTTCAGAGGACCACCCATCCTTTGATGTTGAATATCTGCAAGGAAGTGAAATAAAGAATGATGAAAACAGGGCAACTCTAAGGTTGAAGTGTCCCACAAATACTCACATGTCTGCTGTCAAATTTGCCAGCTTTGGAAATCCTACTGGCACATGTGGCTCCTACGTGCAAGGAGACTGCCATGATCCAAATTCTGCAGCACTGGTCGAAAAG GTTTGCCTGAACCAAAATGAATGTGCATTAGAAATGTCCAGTGGGAACTTTAACATGCAACTGTGTCCAAGTACAGTAAAGAAACTTGCTGTTGAAGTAAATTGCAGCTGA